Proteins from a single region of Chryseobacterium sp. W4I1:
- a CDS encoding T9SS type B sorting domain-containing protein: MKKTLLLLILFITQVFYAQSDCITAIPLCGNSDISYTPSGHGNIQEELSQSGCLGRDENYSVWYTFTIATSGTLSFTIDPNVNTDDYDFAVYGPATNGCASLNTNNVFVTPIRCNYAGRVPNGDTGLSLTIPPPGAPNGTGTAGNQGEWSPYMDVIAGQTYYLIVDNFESSPDGFKLVWGGTATLSSAFNDPVLAPNPFIPPGIPGAAPTDPTKIMVCGLPSQFNFNTLTAGIINGNNPNFQVTYHDNTNDVVTGEDPLTIATVNATTDYYYRIRYLDPANPDNVINKCFISGKFKFVDASITGRNATIFACNNDGEGTGKFDLTTADIFTGTVTKKYYPTLADLNADTNEITNPTAYISGEKTIYAKIISAFGCTATVTIQLSFHPVVTLRDVLVEECYIENDITHAMFDLTKVNVGGVAGQISKFYKTLTDAQNETNPISAPATYLAESSEVYVRITSANQCYDIAKITLKVLPPVKSLVLKDKTICAEEKTTLDAGPGFDGYEWSTGDTTQSINNAGIGIYWVKLKTGKCFTLQTVTVFASKQPVISSVEISNNTITVNASGGIPPYKYSIDGVNWQDSNVFSGLPRGENKIFLKDSYDCTPIQITVTVPNLINAITPNGDKINDDIDYSALSYKKNLVFIVYDRYGNKLYEANKIRNYKWDGTASGKKLPTGTYWYTISWNENDKNSTETKYSGWILLKNKE; encoded by the coding sequence ATGAAAAAAACATTACTTCTTTTAATTTTATTTATAACACAGGTGTTTTACGCACAGTCCGACTGTATTACGGCAATTCCACTCTGCGGGAACTCAGATATCTCTTATACTCCCTCAGGACATGGAAACATTCAAGAAGAACTGTCACAAAGCGGATGTCTGGGCAGAGATGAAAATTACTCAGTATGGTATACTTTTACAATCGCAACATCCGGAACCTTATCATTTACCATTGATCCTAATGTTAATACAGATGATTACGATTTTGCAGTATACGGCCCTGCAACTAATGGTTGTGCATCTCTGAACACCAACAACGTTTTTGTTACACCAATCAGATGTAATTATGCCGGTAGAGTTCCTAATGGTGACACCGGACTTAGCCTGACCATACCGCCACCCGGAGCACCTAATGGTACCGGAACTGCAGGAAACCAGGGAGAATGGAGTCCTTATATGGATGTAATAGCCGGACAAACCTACTATCTTATTGTAGATAACTTCGAGAGCTCTCCAGATGGATTTAAGCTGGTATGGGGTGGTACTGCTACCTTGAGCTCTGCATTCAACGATCCGGTTCTTGCTCCGAATCCTTTTATTCCGCCTGGTATCCCGGGCGCTGCTCCAACCGACCCTACCAAGATCATGGTATGCGGACTTCCTTCGCAGTTTAACTTTAACACTCTTACTGCCGGTATTATTAACGGTAACAACCCTAACTTCCAGGTTACCTACCATGATAATACCAACGATGTAGTGACAGGCGAAGACCCTTTAACGATTGCTACAGTAAATGCAACCACAGACTATTACTACAGAATCCGATATCTGGATCCGGCTAACCCGGACAATGTTATCAACAAATGTTTCATAAGCGGTAAGTTTAAATTTGTAGACGCCAGTATTACCGGTAGAAATGCTACCATTTTTGCCTGTAACAATGATGGCGAAGGAACTGGAAAGTTTGATCTTACCACAGCAGATATATTCACGGGAACAGTTACGAAAAAATATTACCCTACGCTTGCAGATCTGAACGCTGATACGAACGAGATCACAAATCCTACAGCATATATCTCAGGCGAGAAGACAATTTATGCAAAAATAATTTCTGCATTCGGATGTACTGCTACCGTTACGATACAGCTATCATTCCATCCGGTAGTTACTTTAAGAGATGTACTGGTAGAAGAATGTTATATAGAAAATGATATCACCCATGCTATGTTTGACCTTACAAAGGTAAATGTAGGCGGTGTTGCCGGTCAAATATCCAAATTCTATAAAACTCTTACTGATGCCCAGAACGAGACCAATCCTATTTCAGCACCGGCAACGTATCTTGCAGAAAGCTCTGAAGTATATGTAAGAATTACCAGTGCCAATCAGTGTTATGATATCGCCAAGATTACATTAAAAGTGCTTCCTCCGGTAAAATCACTAGTCCTGAAAGACAAAACAATATGTGCGGAGGAAAAAACCACACTGGACGCGGGGCCAGGATTTGACGGATACGAATGGAGCACAGGTGATACCACACAATCTATCAACAATGCAGGAATAGGCATTTATTGGGTAAAACTGAAAACAGGTAAATGTTTCACACTTCAGACAGTAACCGTTTTTGCTTCCAAGCAGCCGGTGATCTCAAGTGTAGAAATCAGCAACAACACAATCACAGTGAATGCGTCAGGTGGAATTCCTCCTTACAAGTACTCAATAGATGGTGTTAACTGGCAGGATTCTAATGTTTTCAGTGGACTTCCAAGAGGAGAAAACAAAATATTCCTGAAAGATTCTTACGACTGTACTCCTATTCAGATCACCGTTACTGTACCCAATCTGATTAATGCGATTACTCCAAATGGAGATAAAATAAATGACGACATTGATTATTCTGCTTTATCTTACAAGAAAAACCTTGTGTTTATTGTCTATGACAGATATGGCAACAAGCTATATGAAGCTAATAAAATCAGAAACTATAAGTGGGACGGAACGGCTTCCGGCAAGAAGCTTCCAACAGGAACTTACTGGTATACGATCTCATGGAACGAAAATGATAAAAACAGTACCGAAACGAAATATTCAGGATGGATACTACTAAAGAATAAAGAATAA
- the dnaB gene encoding replicative DNA helicase gives MAQKETLSSLTHGNFAKELSIADGKMPPNAVDFERLVIGTFLIDKKGLDHSIDLLTPEVFYDPRHQVIFSTILKLYEGNHPVDLMTIIQELKKEDKLNMAGGDHYIIDLTMGVSSSAHIEYHVRVILEKYILRSLINVSANVIDSSYKESTDVFELLDKAEQSFFEITNGTIKKGFDTANSLVKQAIDTIKSLKDKEGLSGVPSGFRDIDKETGGWQNSDLIIIAARPAMGKTAFLLSMARNIAVGHKIPMVLFSLEMASVQLITRMIASETKISSEKLRKGTLDDEEWQRLFSNVSELENAPLFIDETPSLSIFDFRAKCRRLVMQHGVRLIMVDYLQLMTAGGGGKGVGNREQEISMISRSLKAIAKELNVPVIALSQLSRSVEARPGKRPQLSDLRESGAIEQDADIVSFIFRPEYYKIAVWDNDEEGQETPTENQAELIIAKHRNGATADVRLSFLKHFAKFGDIEAALDGGLGGYPSNFGSSEPSGFDKIKTTIQPGAAFDLPDSSKLSGSSMNDFDDDDDFPF, from the coding sequence ATGGCGCAGAAAGAAACATTATCATCCCTTACCCATGGAAACTTTGCAAAAGAGCTCTCAATTGCGGATGGGAAAATGCCTCCCAATGCAGTAGATTTTGAAAGACTGGTTATCGGAACTTTTTTGATTGACAAAAAGGGACTTGACCATTCTATTGACCTTCTTACTCCGGAAGTATTTTATGACCCAAGACATCAGGTTATTTTTTCCACGATCCTGAAGCTTTATGAAGGCAACCACCCTGTGGATCTGATGACGATTATCCAGGAGCTGAAAAAAGAGGATAAATTAAATATGGCCGGAGGTGATCATTACATCATCGATCTTACCATGGGAGTAAGTTCATCTGCTCATATTGAATACCATGTACGTGTCATTCTTGAAAAATATATTTTACGAAGCCTGATCAATGTTTCTGCCAACGTGATCGATTCTTCTTACAAAGAATCTACCGATGTATTTGAACTTTTGGATAAAGCGGAACAATCTTTCTTTGAGATCACCAACGGAACCATCAAAAAAGGATTTGACACAGCCAATTCATTGGTAAAGCAGGCTATTGACACTATTAAATCCTTAAAAGACAAAGAAGGACTTTCAGGAGTTCCTTCAGGATTCAGAGATATTGACAAAGAAACCGGAGGCTGGCAGAATTCTGACCTTATCATTATTGCTGCACGTCCCGCAATGGGGAAAACAGCGTTTCTTCTGTCCATGGCAAGAAATATTGCTGTAGGGCATAAGATCCCAATGGTTTTGTTCTCTCTCGAGATGGCATCTGTACAGCTGATCACCAGGATGATTGCTTCCGAAACAAAAATTTCTTCCGAAAAACTGCGAAAAGGAACCCTGGATGATGAAGAATGGCAGAGACTGTTCTCCAATGTATCCGAACTTGAAAATGCACCGCTGTTTATTGATGAAACCCCTTCCCTTTCTATATTTGACTTCCGTGCAAAATGCCGAAGACTGGTGATGCAGCACGGTGTAAGACTGATCATGGTCGACTACCTTCAGCTGATGACTGCAGGAGGCGGAGGAAAAGGAGTTGGAAACCGTGAACAGGAAATCTCCATGATCTCCCGTTCACTGAAAGCTATTGCCAAAGAATTGAATGTTCCGGTAATTGCCCTTTCCCAGCTATCAAGAAGTGTGGAAGCCCGTCCCGGAAAAAGACCTCAGCTTTCTGACCTAAGGGAATCCGGAGCGATTGAGCAGGATGCGGATATTGTATCTTTCATCTTCAGACCGGAATATTATAAAATTGCCGTTTGGGATAATGACGAAGAAGGCCAGGAGACACCAACAGAAAATCAGGCCGAATTAATTATTGCCAAACACAGGAATGGTGCCACCGCTGATGTAAGATTATCCTTCTTAAAACATTTTGCAAAATTCGGTGATATTGAAGCTGCATTAGATGGAGGCTTAGGAGGATATCCTTCCAATTTCGGATCTTCCGAACCGAGTGGTTTTGATAAAATTAAGACTACCATTCAGCCAGGTGCCGCATTTGATCTTCCGGACAGCTCAAAGTTATCAGGGTCTTCCATGAATGATTTTGATGATGATGATGATTTTCCTTTTTAA
- the pth gene encoding aminoacyl-tRNA hydrolase — MKYLIVGLGNKGPEYENTRHNIGFKVAEKIAETLEVSFNTTNFGWMAEGKHKGRKVFILKPDTYMNLSGNAVKFWMQKENIPLENVLIVTDDLALPFGTLRMKMKGSDAGHNGLKSINEKLQTQNYARLRFGISADFSEGRQVDYVLGTWNEEESGKLAERIEMFSKASLSFVFAGINNTMSAFNGK; from the coding sequence ATGAAATACTTAATAGTCGGCCTTGGAAATAAAGGTCCTGAATATGAAAATACCCGTCACAATATAGGATTCAAAGTTGCAGAAAAAATAGCAGAAACGCTTGAGGTTTCATTTAATACCACCAATTTTGGATGGATGGCAGAAGGGAAACATAAAGGAAGAAAAGTGTTCATTCTAAAACCGGATACTTATATGAACCTCTCCGGAAATGCTGTGAAATTCTGGATGCAGAAAGAAAACATCCCTTTGGAGAATGTACTTATCGTGACAGATGATCTAGCGCTTCCGTTCGGAACTTTAAGAATGAAAATGAAAGGTTCTGACGCTGGCCACAACGGGTTAAAAAGTATCAATGAAAAGCTTCAGACCCAAAATTATGCAAGACTGCGTTTCGGGATTTCTGCGGACTTTTCTGAAGGGCGTCAGGTAGACTATGTTTTAGGAACATGGAACGAAGAAGAATCCGGTAAGCTTGCCGAAAGAATTGAAATGTTTTCTAAAGCCAGCTTATCCTTTGTTTTTGCAGGGATCAATAATACCATGTCAGCATTTAACGGGAAGTAA
- a CDS encoding GH3 auxin-responsive promoter family protein, translating to MLNFFKKNTALVWAKKHVRKAGEFKKNSEKNQEALLLSLVKTAQKTLFGREHGFENIHSVKEFQEKVPVADYEDLKPYIERVKKGQANILWPETPEYFAKTSGTTSGSKYIPISKEGMPYQIAAAQSALFHYIAQKNNADFVNGKMIFLQGSPELEEVFGIKTGRLSGIVAHHIPNYLQKNRLPSWETNMMEDWEAKVDKIVEETEHENMTLISGIPPWLIMYFEKLTERHGKKIKSLFPNLQLIVTGGVNYEPYRDKMEDLLGGKVDIVQTFPASEGFFAFQDDYTKEGLLLLTDHGIFYEFIPLEEYGKPEARRLTLKDVELNKDYALILTTNSGLWAYSIGDVVRFIDKDPYRILVSGRTKHFTSAFGEHVIAFEVEEAIKATLEKYPAQITEFHLAPQVNPAEGLPHHEWLIEFEKEPENLEFFRNELDLQLQNRNTYYKDLITGNILQKLQITTLKKNAFHEYAKSQGKLGGQNKTPRLANDRKIADLLETYKL from the coding sequence ATGTTAAATTTCTTCAAGAAAAACACAGCACTGGTTTGGGCAAAAAAACATGTCCGAAAAGCCGGGGAATTCAAAAAAAATTCGGAAAAGAATCAGGAAGCTCTTTTGCTGTCTCTTGTAAAGACGGCTCAGAAAACTCTTTTCGGGAGGGAGCATGGTTTTGAAAATATTCATTCTGTAAAAGAATTCCAAGAAAAGGTACCTGTTGCTGATTACGAAGACCTGAAACCTTATATTGAAAGGGTAAAAAAAGGACAGGCTAATATCCTCTGGCCGGAAACACCTGAGTATTTTGCAAAAACTTCAGGAACTACTTCGGGCTCTAAATACATTCCTATTTCTAAAGAGGGAATGCCATATCAGATTGCAGCTGCACAAAGTGCGCTTTTCCATTATATCGCACAGAAAAACAATGCAGATTTTGTGAATGGGAAAATGATATTTCTTCAGGGCAGCCCTGAACTGGAAGAGGTTTTTGGGATAAAAACAGGGAGACTTTCCGGAATTGTCGCCCATCATATTCCGAATTATCTTCAGAAAAACCGTCTTCCAAGCTGGGAAACCAATATGATGGAAGACTGGGAAGCTAAAGTAGACAAGATCGTTGAGGAAACAGAACATGAAAATATGACACTGATCTCCGGCATCCCACCATGGCTGATCATGTATTTTGAAAAGCTGACTGAAAGGCATGGCAAAAAAATCAAATCCCTTTTCCCTAATCTTCAGTTGATCGTGACCGGAGGTGTTAATTATGAACCATACCGTGATAAAATGGAGGATCTTTTGGGCGGAAAGGTTGATATTGTTCAGACATTTCCAGCCTCTGAAGGATTTTTTGCATTTCAGGACGATTATACCAAAGAAGGCCTACTTCTCTTGACCGATCATGGAATTTTCTATGAATTTATTCCTTTAGAAGAATATGGAAAGCCGGAAGCACGAAGATTAACTTTAAAAGATGTGGAGCTTAATAAAGATTATGCGCTGATTCTTACTACAAATTCTGGTTTGTGGGCTTATTCAATTGGAGATGTGGTAAGGTTTATTGATAAAGATCCGTATAGAATCCTGGTAAGCGGAAGAACAAAACATTTTACTTCAGCATTTGGAGAGCACGTAATTGCCTTTGAGGTAGAGGAGGCAATAAAGGCTACATTAGAAAAGTATCCTGCCCAGATCACCGAGTTTCATTTGGCACCACAGGTAAACCCTGCAGAAGGACTTCCGCATCATGAATGGCTGATAGAATTTGAAAAGGAACCTGAAAACCTTGAATTCTTCAGAAATGAATTAGATCTTCAGCTTCAAAACAGAAATACGTATTATAAGGATTTGATCACAGGAAATATTCTGCAGAAGCTCCAGATCACAACACTGAAAAAGAATGCTTTTCACGAGTATGCAAAATCACAGGGCAAACTGGGAGGTCAGAACAAAACGCCAAGACTAGCCAATGACAGAAAAATTGCAGATCTATTAGAAACTTACAAACTTTAA
- a CDS encoding MFS transporter: MISFTPLKTLQNVEFRNLLTGRFFIVLAFRMLATLLGWWVYQLTKDPFSIGLIGLSEVIPAVSCALYAGHVIDMNEKKRLLLICNYTYIFLIGLLLIPAFLNVELHFSGHEITYYIYGVIFFTGIARAFIGPIVPSMIPKIVKKENLPNAVTLNQATFLISSVCGHAAGGLLIGFFGVKWTLIVIISLIFIASLFFWQLKQQHSEYKKENVNVVESMREGISYIFKTKEILGALCLDMFAVLFGGAVAMIPVFATDILDAGAEGFGLLNAASDIGSMCIITLLAVVPLRKNQGKILLAVVAGFGFCIIGFGLSKMYWLSFMFLVMSGMLDGISVVIRGTIVQLKTPDHIRGRVLSVNSIFIMSSNEMGQFESGLMAKLLGVVRSVVFGGSMTVLIALLVGSTNPKLRKMKY, from the coding sequence ATGATTTCCTTTACACCGTTAAAAACATTGCAAAATGTTGAATTCAGGAATCTTCTTACGGGAAGATTTTTTATTGTTTTAGCCTTCAGAATGCTTGCTACTTTATTGGGATGGTGGGTATATCAATTAACAAAAGATCCTTTTTCAATTGGCCTTATCGGACTTTCGGAAGTAATTCCTGCGGTAAGCTGTGCTTTATATGCGGGTCATGTGATTGATATGAATGAAAAAAAGAGGCTGCTTCTGATCTGTAATTACACTTATATTTTTCTGATCGGGCTTCTGCTGATCCCGGCTTTCTTAAATGTAGAACTGCATTTCAGCGGGCACGAGATCACTTACTATATCTATGGTGTCATATTTTTTACAGGCATTGCAAGAGCTTTCATCGGACCTATTGTTCCGTCTATGATTCCTAAAATTGTAAAGAAAGAGAATCTTCCAAATGCGGTAACTCTAAACCAGGCTACATTCCTGATCTCTTCTGTCTGCGGGCATGCTGCAGGTGGGCTTCTTATCGGATTCTTCGGAGTAAAATGGACATTGATCGTCATTATTTCTTTGATATTTATCGCTTCTCTATTCTTCTGGCAACTCAAACAACAGCATTCAGAATACAAAAAAGAGAATGTAAATGTTGTAGAAAGTATGCGTGAGGGGATTTCTTATATTTTCAAGACGAAAGAGATTTTAGGCGCTTTATGCCTTGATATGTTTGCGGTACTTTTCGGAGGTGCTGTTGCGATGATTCCGGTTTTTGCCACCGACATTCTGGATGCAGGAGCGGAAGGTTTCGGGCTTCTGAATGCAGCTTCCGATATCGGTTCCATGTGTATTATTACACTTTTGGCAGTTGTTCCCTTAAGAAAAAATCAAGGAAAAATTCTTCTGGCCGTTGTTGCCGGGTTTGGGTTCTGCATCATTGGTTTTGGATTATCCAAAATGTATTGGCTTTCATTTATGTTCCTTGTGATGAGCGGGATGCTTGATGGAATCTCAGTAGTGATCAGGGGAACCATTGTTCAGCTTAAAACTCCGGATCACATCCGGGGACGTGTACTGAGTGTGAATTCTATTTTTATCATGTCCAGCAATGAAATGGGACAGTTTGAAAGCGGTCTAATGGCAAAACTATTAGGCGTAGTGCGGTCTGTGGTGTTTGGAGGGAGCATGACGGTACTCATTGCACTGCTTGTAGGAAGTACAAATCCCAAGCTGAGAAAAATGAAATATTAA
- a CDS encoding carbonic anhydrase — MKAHTYETQSTITPEKALDFLKDGNQRFVNNLKANRDLLEQVNATREGQWPFAVVLSCIDSRTSAELIFDQGLGDVFSIRIAGNFINQDILGSMEFGCNVAGSKLVVVLGHTKCGALKGGLDAAQIQGMGMDNLNHLINHFDPIINEIIEEGEERSSKNGSLLERLNQQNVKNAIEDIRSQSSTLKKLEDEGKIKIVGANYDVETGVVTWL, encoded by the coding sequence ATGAAAGCACATACATACGAAACTCAATCTACAATTACGCCTGAAAAAGCATTAGATTTTTTAAAAGACGGAAACCAAAGATTCGTAAATAATCTAAAGGCAAACAGAGATCTTTTAGAACAAGTAAATGCAACCCGCGAAGGGCAGTGGCCTTTTGCCGTAGTATTGAGCTGTATAGACAGCCGTACCTCTGCAGAACTTATCTTTGACCAGGGGTTAGGAGACGTTTTCAGTATCAGAATTGCCGGTAATTTCATCAATCAGGATATCCTAGGGTCAATGGAATTTGGCTGTAACGTGGCCGGCTCCAAGCTTGTAGTCGTTTTAGGACACACCAAATGCGGTGCATTAAAAGGAGGCTTAGATGCAGCGCAGATTCAAGGAATGGGAATGGATAATCTAAACCATCTGATTAATCACTTTGACCCAATTATCAATGAAATCATTGAAGAAGGCGAAGAACGTTCATCAAAAAACGGGTCGCTTTTGGAAAGACTGAACCAGCAAAACGTAAAAAACGCAATCGAAGATATCCGTAGCCAAAGCTCTACCCTTAAAAAGCTTGAAGACGAAGGTAAGATCAAAATAGTTGGAGCCAACTATGACGTTGAAACAGGAGTTGTAACCTGGCTTTAA
- a CDS encoding T9SS type B sorting domain-containing protein has product MKTGDCIATQKVKVYASEQPVVSNIDITNTTITVNVIAGTPEYKYSLDNINWQDSNVFTNISRGDHKVYVKDAYDCEPIEITVVVPNLINVITPNGDGINDVIDYSALSGKNGLVLSIFDRYGTKIHQADKTNGYKWDGTVAGKKIPTGTYWYSVTWNENDKKNTPFKFSGWVMVKNRE; this is encoded by the coding sequence TTGAAAACCGGTGACTGTATCGCTACACAAAAGGTAAAAGTATATGCTTCTGAGCAGCCAGTTGTTTCTAATATTGACATTACAAACACTACCATCACTGTGAATGTAATTGCAGGAACTCCTGAGTATAAATATTCTCTGGATAATATCAACTGGCAGGATTCTAATGTATTCACCAACATTTCAAGAGGAGATCACAAGGTATATGTAAAAGATGCATACGACTGTGAACCGATCGAAATAACTGTGGTAGTACCAAACCTGATCAACGTTATTACTCCAAACGGAGATGGGATCAATGACGTTATTGATTATTCTGCCTTATCCGGCAAGAACGGTCTTGTCTTAAGTATTTTCGACAGATACGGAACTAAAATCCACCAGGCTGATAAAACAAACGGCTATAAGTGGGACGGAACCGTAGCCGGCAAAAAAATTCCAACAGGAACCTACTGGTATTCTGTAACATGGAATGAAAATGACAAAAAGAACACCCCATTCAAATTCTCAGGATGGGTAATGGTAAAAAACAGAGAGTAA